A window from Methanomassiliicoccus sp. encodes these proteins:
- the msrB gene encoding peptide-methionine (R)-S-oxide reductase MsrB → MTSKARTDKIVRSEDEWRRLLTPVQFGILRKEGTEPAFQNEYWDNHEEGTYKCAGCGLPLFSSRDKFESGTGWPSFTRPLADDVVEFEPDNKFGMRRTAVKCARCDGHLGHVFDDGPPPARTRYCMNSGSLEFEPER, encoded by the coding sequence ATGACGAGCAAGGCGAGAACCGACAAGATCGTAAGGTCGGAGGACGAATGGCGGAGACTGCTGACGCCAGTGCAGTTCGGGATCCTGCGCAAGGAGGGTACCGAGCCCGCTTTCCAGAACGAGTACTGGGATAATCATGAGGAGGGGACTTACAAGTGCGCGGGCTGCGGCCTGCCGTTGTTCTCTTCTCGGGACAAGTTCGAGTCGGGCACCGGCTGGCCCAGCTTCACCCGCCCCCTTGCCGATGACGTTGTGGAGTTCGAGCCGGATAACAAGTTTGGCATGAGGCGTACCGCGGTGAAGTGCGCGCGGTGCGATGGCCATCTCGGCCACGTGTTCGACGACGGTCCACCTCCTGCCCGCACTCGCTACTGCATGAACTCGGGATCGCTAGAGTTCGAGCCAGAGCGGTGA
- a CDS encoding HAD-IB family phosphatase, translated as MGSDGGPGDDRPGGMSVLCDFDGTITLIDTAEYILDHHAAGDWRAVERLLEQGKVTIEQSMGMQFEMISISRDAMLTELDQVVVPRPGLDDLIEGCIAHDATFTITSAGMDFYIRHFMAAVGWSSVEIVAPEVTDEGHGVRFRFPPLRNPGASNFKEDKVLTERALGRRVVYIGDGTSDLWAALSADLAFAVRGSRLDTMLGRKGRQHRTFTDLREVAGALFPPPGHRSGSNSSDPEFMQ; from the coding sequence ATGGGTTCGGATGGAGGGCCGGGGGATGATCGCCCTGGCGGGATGAGCGTGCTCTGCGACTTCGATGGCACCATCACCCTCATCGACACCGCCGAGTATATCCTGGACCACCACGCCGCAGGAGACTGGAGGGCTGTCGAGCGCCTTCTGGAGCAGGGAAAGGTCACCATCGAGCAGAGCATGGGGATGCAGTTTGAGATGATCTCCATCTCCCGCGACGCCATGCTGACGGAGCTCGACCAGGTGGTCGTCCCCCGCCCCGGGCTCGATGACCTAATCGAGGGGTGCATCGCCCATGATGCCACCTTCACTATCACCAGCGCAGGAATGGACTTCTACATCCGGCACTTCATGGCGGCCGTCGGCTGGAGTTCGGTCGAGATCGTCGCTCCGGAGGTGACCGATGAGGGACACGGCGTTCGCTTCCGCTTCCCTCCCCTGAGGAACCCGGGGGCGAGTAACTTCAAGGAGGACAAAGTGCTGACGGAGCGGGCCCTGGGCCGCCGGGTGGTGTACATCGGCGACGGCACCTCCGATCTGTGGGCCGCGCTATCCGCCGACCTCGCCTTCGCCGTGCGTGGATCGCGTCTCGATACCATGCTCGGGCGCAAGGGACGTCAGCACCGCACCTTCACTGACCTGCGGGAGGTCGCCGGCGCGCTCTTCCCTCCCCCCGGTCACCGCTCTGGCTCGAACTCTAGCGATCCCGAGTTCATGCAGTAG